In Vicinamibacteria bacterium, a genomic segment contains:
- a CDS encoding SDR family oxidoreductase, whose amino-acid sequence MKILLTGGTGFLGKNVARRLAAHGHTLRVLVREGSNLDGLPPGAETVRGDVTQGDSLRRAAAGCEAVVHLAALVKSWVPDPARFEAVNVGGLKNALGAAREAGARLVYTSSFIAVGPAGPLPADETRVHPGGVFRNAYERTKAQADGVAREAAAGGEDVVMLYPGVVYGPGEMTDGNLVAKMVADHLRGRFPGLIGPGDRLWSYAFVEDVAEGHALALEHAGRGERYFLGGDNVSMNGFFALLQEVAGVPPPRRHIPYGVASLLGRGLVLWAEVTGHPPLLTHEVVNVFREHWAYSSTKAERELGYRLTPLREGLRRTVDWLRTQGIA is encoded by the coding sequence GTGAAGATCCTCCTCACCGGGGGCACCGGCTTCCTGGGCAAGAACGTGGCCCGGCGCCTGGCCGCCCATGGTCATACGCTTCGCGTCCTGGTCCGCGAGGGCAGCAACCTCGACGGCCTACCCCCCGGGGCGGAGACCGTGCGGGGAGATGTGACGCAGGGGGACTCGCTCCGGCGTGCGGCCGCGGGGTGCGAGGCGGTCGTGCATCTGGCCGCCCTCGTCAAGAGCTGGGTGCCGGACCCCGCGCGTTTCGAGGCCGTGAACGTGGGTGGCCTCAAAAACGCCCTGGGCGCGGCCCGGGAAGCCGGGGCGCGCCTCGTCTACACCTCCTCCTTCATCGCCGTGGGCCCGGCGGGGCCCCTTCCCGCGGACGAGACCCGGGTGCATCCGGGTGGGGTCTTCCGGAACGCCTACGAACGGACGAAGGCCCAGGCCGACGGCGTGGCGCGGGAGGCGGCGGCGGGGGGGGAGGACGTGGTCATGCTCTACCCGGGGGTGGTCTACGGCCCGGGAGAGATGACGGATGGGAATCTGGTGGCGAAGATGGTGGCCGATCACCTCCGGGGACGGTTTCCCGGGCTCATCGGTCCCGGAGACCGCCTCTGGTCCTATGCCTTCGTGGAGGATGTGGCGGAGGGGCACGCCCTCGCCCTGGAGCACGCTGGTCGGGGCGAGCGCTACTTCCTCGGGGGGGACAACGTCTCCATGAACGGCTTTTTTGCACTCCTCCAGGAGGTGGCCGGCGTGCCCCCCCCCCGCCGCCACATCCCCTACGGCGTGGCCTCCCTGCTCGGCCGCGGGCTCGTGCTCTGGGCGGAGGTGACCGGCCACCCCCCGCTTCTGACCCACGAGGTCGTGAACGTGTTCCGCGAGCACTGGGCCTACTCGAGCACAAAGGCGGAGCGCGAGCTGGGCTACCGGCTCACGCCCCTCCGCGAGGGCCTGCGGCGGACGGTGGACTGGCTGCGGACCCAAGGGATCGCCTGA